Proteins from a single region of Fusobacterium gonidiaformans ATCC 25563:
- the tgt gene encoding tRNA guanosine(34) transglycosylase Tgt: MKKLPVTYTLEMTDGKARAGKIQTPHGIIETPVFMPVGTQATVKAMTKEELDDIGTQIILGNTYHLFLRPGDDLIDRLGGLHQFMSWKKPILTDSGGFQVFSLGALRKIKEEGVYFSSHIDGSKRFISPEKSIEIQNHLGSDIAMLFDECPPGLSTREYLIPSIERTTRWAKRCVEAHQKADKQGLFAIVQGGIYEDLRQKSLEELLEMDEHFSGYAIGGLAVGEPREDMYRILDSIVEKCPENKPRYLMGVGEPIDMLEAVESGIDMMDCVQPTRIARHGTVFTKHGRLVIKNAEYAEDTRALDEECDCYVCRNYSRAYIRHLLKVDEILGARLTSYHNLYFLVQLMKDAREAIKKGEFQKFKKEFIDKYNINIHRRK, from the coding sequence ATGAAAAAATTACCAGTAACATATACTTTGGAGATGACGGATGGAAAGGCAAGAGCTGGAAAAATTCAGACTCCACATGGAATAATAGAGACTCCTGTCTTTATGCCAGTAGGAACACAGGCTACTGTAAAGGCAATGACAAAGGAAGAACTAGATGATATTGGAACACAGATTATCTTAGGGAATACCTATCATTTATTTTTAAGACCTGGGGATGATTTGATTGATCGTTTAGGAGGCTTACATCAATTTATGAGTTGGAAAAAGCCAATTTTAACGGATAGTGGAGGGTTTCAAGTTTTTAGTTTAGGTGCACTTCGAAAAATAAAAGAAGAGGGAGTGTATTTTAGTTCTCATATTGATGGATCTAAGAGATTCATTTCTCCAGAAAAATCAATTGAGATTCAGAATCATCTAGGTTCTGATATTGCGATGTTATTTGATGAATGTCCTCCTGGACTTTCTACGAGAGAGTATTTAATTCCCTCCATAGAAAGAACGACTCGTTGGGCAAAGAGATGTGTTGAAGCACATCAAAAGGCAGATAAGCAAGGTTTATTTGCTATTGTACAAGGAGGAATCTACGAGGATTTACGACAAAAGAGTTTAGAGGAATTATTAGAAATGGACGAACATTTTTCAGGTTATGCGATTGGCGGTCTTGCTGTGGGAGAACCTCGGGAAGATATGTATCGAATCTTAGATTCTATTGTTGAAAAATGTCCGGAAAATAAACCTAGATATTTAATGGGAGTTGGAGAACCGATTGATATGCTAGAGGCGGTTGAAAGTGGAATTGACATGATGGACTGTGTACAGCCTACAAGAATTGCAAGACATGGAACCGTTTTTACAAAGCATGGACGTTTGGTGATTAAAAATGCAGAATATGCAGAAGATACAAGGGCTTTAGATGAGGAATGTGATTGTTATGTTTGTAGAAATTATAGCAGAGCTTATATTCGTCATTTACTAAAAGTCGATGAAATTTTAGGAGCAAGATTAACATCATATCATAATTTATATTTTCTTGTTCAACTGATGAAAGATGCCAGAGAAGCTATTAAGAAAGGTGAATTTCAAAAGTTTAAGAAAGAATTTATAGATAAATATAATATAAATATTCATAGGAGGAAGTAA
- the ybaK gene encoding Cys-tRNA(Pro) deacylase, giving the protein MKKTNAMRELDKAKIQYQYYEYEVDENHLGAIDVALKTGQDITRIFKTLVLVNEKKEMIVACIPGSDTIDLKKLAKVSSSKKVEMIEMKQLLPMTGYIRGGCSPIGIKKKHRTFLHSSARNKESIIVSGGMRGLQIELATEDLIAYVGMEVEDIIV; this is encoded by the coding sequence ATGAAAAAAACAAATGCAATGAGAGAATTGGATAAGGCAAAGATTCAATATCAGTACTATGAATATGAAGTCGATGAAAATCACTTAGGTGCCATTGATGTTGCTTTGAAAACAGGTCAAGATATAACAAGAATCTTTAAAACATTGGTATTAGTAAATGAAAAGAAAGAAATGATCGTTGCCTGTATTCCGGGAAGTGATACCATTGATTTGAAGAAATTAGCGAAGGTATCATCTTCTAAAAAAGTAGAAATGATAGAAATGAAGCAATTATTGCCAATGACAGGCTATATTCGTGGGGGATGTTCTCCCATTGGGATTAAGAAAAAACATAGAACTTTTCTTCATTCTTCTGCAAGAAACAAAGAAAGTATTATTGTCAGTGGCGGTATGAGAGGATTACAAATTGAGCTTGCCACAGAAGATTTGATTGCTTATGTGGGAATGGAAGTAGAAGATATTATTGTATGA
- a CDS encoding ATP-binding protein, producing the protein MNGAGKTTILDAISMVLCQIVLMKNKM; encoded by the coding sequence ATAAATGGAGCAGGAAAAACTACTATTTTAGATGCAATCTCTATGGTTCTTTGTCAAATAGTGTTGATGAAGAATAAAATGTGA